The Vicia villosa cultivar HV-30 ecotype Madison, WI unplaced genomic scaffold, Vvil1.0 ctg.000606F_1_1, whole genome shotgun sequence genome includes the window CCAGGAAACAGCTGAAGGCATGCCTGCGCGAGAATGCCGGTCTCTTTGCCTGGAGCGCAACAGAGATTCCTGGCCTCAACCCGAAAGTAGAATTCTACCACCTAACAATCGATCCAGCGTGTCGAGCCATCGCCCAAAGAAGGAGGAAGCAATCCCCGGAGAAAACAGTCGCGGCCGAATTAGCTGTTAGGGACCTCCTAGAGGCGAACTTTATTTCGAAAGCCAAGTATACTACTTGGCTGTCTAATGTTTTACTTGTTAAAAAGAATAATGGAAAATGGtgcatgtgcattgactatactgATCTCAATATGGTTTGCCCCAAAGATGCATATCCACTACCAAACATAGACAAATTAGTAGATAATTCCGCCGGTTTTAAACTACTATCGTTCATGGACGCCTATTCGGGATATAATCAAATCCCCATTGCCAAATCTGATAAAAGATACAGGGCTTTCATGATAGAATCGGGCAACtcttactacaacgtaatgcccttcagTCTAAAAAATGTCGGAGCTACCTACAAACGGATGATGAACAGAGTATTCCGGGGGGAAATAGAGGACATTCTTaaggtatacatggacgacatgatcgttaAATTCCACGAGGAGACGAATCACGCCGTACACATCAAGAAAGTCTTCGAGCAGGCCAGGAAATGCAAGATGAGGTTTAATCCCGAAAAGTGCACGTTCGGTGTCCGAGCAAGCAAATTCCTGGCTTCTATCTAATGGAACGAGGAATCGAATCTAATCCGGAAAAATGCAGGGCCTTCTCCGAGTTCCCTACGCCGAGCTCCAAGAAATCCATTCAATCTCTAAACGGCCTAACTATCCAGATTCGTAGCAAAATCCGCCCAATACGCTCTCCCGTTATTTAAACTCTTAAGGAAAGAGGCCACGTTTGAATGGATGGAAGAGTGCAAATTGCACTCACCCACCTCAAGCAGGCGCTCTCGCGACCACCGTTTTTATCCAGATCGGACACCGGGGAAACCATGTACCTATACTTGGCCGTCTCTACCGAAGCTGTCAGCGCCACCCTCATCAGAGAAACCAATGAGGGGCAGAAACCCATATATTTCACAAGCAAGGAACTTCATGGCCCAGAGCTCAGGTACCTGCAAAAAGAGAAAGTCGCATTGGCCCTGATCAACACGGCAAGGAGACTCAGACATTACTTCCTTGCGCACATCATAGTCGTGCGAACCGAGCAATCCATTAAACAGTTTCTCGGACGCCCAGACATGGCCGGGTGAATGCTCCGCTGGTTGCTTGAGCTATCTGAGTTCAACATTATATACGAGGGAAGGAAGGCGTTAAAGGCATAGGCCCTAGCGGACTTCGTAGCTGAAATGGCCTTCCCCGTATCAATGTTCAGCAACACCTGGAAGTGGATCATCTATGTGGACGGAGCGTCCTGTTCGACTGGCAGCAGAGCCAGTATAATCTTGGAAAACGAGGAAGGGAACCTAATAGAAGTATCAGTGTCTTTGGCGTTCCCTACCTCTAACAACCAAGCGGAATACGAGGCCCTCCTCGCCAGGCTACGCTTGGCCGAAGACATCGGGGCCGAGAAACTCGAGGTATTCACTGACTCACAATTGTTTGCATCCAAAATATCAGGAGAATACTAGGTAAAAAACGAAAGCCTCGCAGAATATCTAGGCCTCGCGCGCAAGAGGATGACCCATTTCAAATCGGCAGTGGTAAGACACATTTTCCGGGAACATAATACTCGAGCAAATGTTATTATAAAATTCAATACATACAAATTGTTATtataaagttaaaaaaatttcaatacaCCATCAACCAATCACTATTCTATCAAAtcacattaatatttttaaattatttatatgaaaTGGCTGAAAGAAAATtttgtaataaataatattataaaataattatacacaATCAATCCTTTATCTCTAatctttaaaagaaataaaatactaTTTTCTCATTAATCTTCATACAAGTATATTAAGTcatttgtaaattatttttaaagcTATCAAGGTATTCTTATAGTTGTCATTATCATTCTTAATTTTATACAAAATAGAAGATtagattaaaatattaataaatatttaaaattatttattatatttttaaaacttaaaaatcaaatacaACAACAATCAAGTATGAAAAATCGgaaggggagagagagagagagagagattaaaaaacaaaatttcacataaatttttccaaaaaaaatggagagagagagagagagacagagagagagggagagagagagagagaggaaaaatcaaataaaggTCACCAAAATTCTTAACTAAAACAAAAGAACAAGATTAGGAGATtatcaaagaaaaaaaacaaaaatatgactgtcacttgaaaaaaattcattaGTTCTTGAAAAATCATATATTCACCTTCAAAATTCTCTTGGAAATTGAATGCGTGTATTGAATTAATACAAACGACCCAATTTCCTCAGCTAGTGTGATCCTTACGATTACTACCCCGTATTCAGCTTGGTTGTTGGTGGTTGATAACTCAAACATTAGAGAAACTTCTACTACAATCTTAAAGCTATTTTTCAAAACTATGCCTGCACCACTTCCTCGATTGTAGGATGATCAATTAGCAAATACCACTCGCATGTGATCTAGCTTTGGAGGTAACAAGGTCATTGTGGTGAAGAAGTCAGCAAGCAACTAGACTTTCAACGCCTTGCCTCTAATGACACTTCAAACTAGGGGTGTTTAATAATTTGGTTAACTGAACCAAATGTCTAATATGAATTGAATTGAACCATATAAAActcaaaccatttaaatggttaatgaattgaattgtttattttaacgaattcaattaatctaattgaattttaaaatcaatttaaattgtTATAAACTCTTTccacaaatttaacaaaaaaattaataaatatgttaaatacaataacttttcaattttttacacgtTGTTTTTCCCCAAAATGTGAAATGtgaaccctaaaatctcaattttctctCTAACTCACACTAAGCTTCTATTGGATTTCACCTTCAGGTTCGATTTTGATTTCATCTTCATGTTATTCATTTTCATTGGATTTCGATTTCACTAGATTTCAATTTAACCTTCAGATTTGATTTTCGTTTATGATTTTCGAATCGATAACTTTCAGGTTCTATTTTGTCTTTGTGTAACTGCTTTGTTTTGAggatttatgattcattttctgatttgagtgcaTTTTGGATTTCGTAGCGACAAGGGATTCAAGATTTTCTGAGAGGTTCTTCGGTGGTGGTTTCTACTCCGACGAGTGACGTTGATAACGGAGGTTGCGGCGGTTGCTATAGTAGCTAGAGGACTGCAATTATTCTATTCTCACTTTCGATTTTAACAATTTCACCAGATTTCACCTTCTCTACTCCGATCTTCTTTGTGCAAACTCTTCTCTCGACTCTTTTTGAGGTAAACTTGCTATCTATGCTCTCAATTTCACTTTGAATTGAAATAACTTACTTGTTGTTGTCTTAATCATTATTTGCTTGCTGAATTTTGTGTTTTGGATGTAAAAATTGATGAGAAATGTATTGAATTGTATTCGCCCATAATATACATTAATAGTTGTACATTTATGGTTGAATATGTTCATGATTTGATGAATTTTGTCTAGCTTATTAATCTCAATTCAAGAATACACACTCCTTAAAGCTTATGTGGGTTATTAACATGCATTACATTTTCACTCTTTCTAAAGTTTATTTATTGTGTGTAAGTGTGGACTGCATAGATCATTTGCTTATACTGATACAGAGAGTAAAGCCAGTGTGAAAATTAAGGTTGATGCATGATGATGGAACAGGGGCGGAGATATAGCCCagcgagcccgggcacgcgcccaGGCTCAACCCCTTCTTTCGTTGTATACTCTTCACATAATAGTTGATTTTTTAGACAACactaggggcaaaattagtaatttttagacaaaattaagtgCAAAATTAGTAATTAAGGataaaattagtagaaacaggttgtaaaattagtaaaaacaaggtaaattttttttttgcccgggctccctaaaatttctggctccgccactgtgaTGGAATGAGTCTACTCGATGACAACAAGATCACAGGAATCTCAAATAATCTTATACAACTAACTACTACCAAACACTTTAAAACCTCTAACATCCTCGAACTTTGAGTGTTGATTTTGTATTCAATCTCCATTAGTATGTATGAGCATTAAAACAAGTAGAATTTATGTTTAAATGATAAACTAATTCCAATGTAGAAAGCATGAATTCATGTTTAAATAAAATAGCAGTATATGAAGTAGACTTTGTTGAGTTGGTTTAAGTAGCagtatgtttattttttaaaagtacaGCTATAAGGCTTATAACTTCTTACAATATAGTTCTGAACTCTATATCAAATTATTCTATCCAACAGCCATTAGTTTATGGTGTTGGCATCTGATTATATTTCTTTACCACATAACATTgctatataaaaaacaaaaattaataagtgTTTTAAACCATAAAGAAGTGACCGTTATACCTTCCTTAGTAAAGGATAAAGTGCACAAGTGATGATTGTAGCCAATACATTAGATGTCACAAACACTAAAGTAAAACTTATTCCTTTATCTTTCCTTATAACAATCCATTCAATGAATGGATAGTTCACAAAAATGATATAACCCATAATGAAAAGTTGTATGAACATCTTGTCTAATTCTCCCAAACACAGCACTCTAAAATGCATAATTTCTTTAtcattttctcttttaaataactcattttaaaatttatgCGTTTTTTAAAATGTGTCAGTACCTGTTTCGTATTCGGCAAATTAGTGCTTCATAGATTTGCCTTGTCAGTGTTTTACTCTTATCAATTTAGTGATTGTTGTGTGTTATCTGTTGTGTAGGTTGCTTAAAAATGTTGGAGATTGGATATTAATTACAGTCTGAAGTGTCTATGAATGTGCCTGATGATGTACATGTATTTTGCAACTCCTTTTAATAAGATGGATATCTTTGTTAGTTCTGTAATATGTATGGCAATTTTATAGTGTCTTTTGTGTGTTCAAGAAATTTTATAACACTGATATGGGTGTGTCGGCTACGTGAACTATAACACCCTAGGAAAATAGTATGGACTTAAGTTCGAGGTTTTGTATATGCTTTATGTTTGCGTTTTATAAGCTGACTGCTGTCTGGAATTGATATTATGATTAGTTTCAGTCACTAGATTTGTATTTGTGAATTACTTTTTTATTGGAAAATGTTAGGATCAGGCAGTTCCAATTCGTAGACTACGGTTGCAATTTGTTACTTTTGCATCTAGCTTCTCCTTACAGATCTGAGTGGTGCTTAAAATTTTTCAGCTAAATTGTAGCAACTTCGATATGGATAGTCATGATAGTGTTACGGACTTTCAAACAGAAGAACATATTTGTTATGCACATCCAGTTTCTAATAATGCTGGTTTGGTGCCTCAATAGCGTAAAAATTGATATGAAGCATGGAACCATTTTACTCCAATATCGTCGAACACAGAAATGTCAAAGTTAGCAAAATGCAAGCAATGTGGCTCCTTGATCGAGTATAATGGTGGAACAAGCGTGATGCTAGCTCATTTCAAAAGATGTTGTGTTAATCCAGATAATGTGGTGAATGGGACGATGCATGAACCATCTTCAAGCTCAATGGAAAATAGGGAAGAGGTTGTTAATTTATCCCCCTCGGTTCCCAAATTTGACCAAGTAAGCCGAATGGACTTGACAAAAATGTTTGTAGCCATGGAACTTCCGTTTCAAAAGGTAGAGCATTCATATTTACATAGGTTCATTTATGGCTTACAACCAAAATTTAAGTTTCCATCACGCAATACGTTGGCACGCGATGGTTTGAAGAATTGGGACACAGAGAAAGCAAAGATGAAGACTATTTTGTCATAAAATTGTCATCGAGTTTGTATCACTATACACACATGGACATCTACTGCCCAAGACTCTAATTACATGTGTCTCACAGGGCATTACATTGATAATAATTGAAAGCTACAaaagaagattttgaattttACACAAGTCACAGACTACACAGGAGAGATTATGGCCAAAACAGTTAAGAAGTGCTTAAATGGTTGGGAATTAAACCGTGTGCTTAGTGTGACTGTGGACAACGCATCCTCAAATGATGTTGGAATTCAACATCTCAAAATATGGCTTATCTCTCATAATGGCCTAGTTTTGAATTGAGAATGCCTTCATACACTGTGATGTGCCCACATACTAAATCTTATTGTGAAGGGTGGGTTGAAAGAAGTTGATGAATCGGTTGTAAGAATTCGTGCAGCGGTGAGGTATGTGAGGCGTACTCCTTCGAGGTTTCGGAGATTTAAGAAATGTATTGATCATGAAATAATTGGATATAAAGGTTATGTTCCGAGAGATTGTGACACTCGGTGGAACTCAACATATCTAATGTTGAAGGGTGCATTAAAACATTACAAGACTTTTACAAAGTTAGAATTCAGAGATCGGAAATATTTTAGCGAAATAAGTAAGGACAAAGGAGTGCCTAGACCAGAAGATTGGGAGCATGTTGAGTTAATACttccatttttgaaaatatttaatgaaGCTACAGAGCGCATTTTGGGATCTTCTTATGTGACAAGCAAGAAGTATATGCTTGAGGTTTTCGGTGTTGGAAGAAGCATTCTGAAAATGTGTTATTCAGAAGATGAAAAGGTAAGATCAATGGCTATAAAGATGAAGGcaaaatacaataaatattgGGGAAAACCTAACCACCTTAACATGTTGTTGTTGATTGCAATGGTACTAGACCCTCGATGTAAAATGAAGCTTGTGGTATCGATGGCAGCTAGGATTTATGATAGTAGTGATGCAGAATATTTGAAAACCAAATTGGATTCACATTTGAAGTCTATTTTTGAAGAatactctggtagggagatgtctCGTCTAGGTAGTTCAGTCAATCTATTAAGTGGTTTTAATGTAGTTAATGATCCGTACCATTGCGCTGAATTCTATCGGTCAGATGAGTGCAGCACATCAGAGATAGAATTacaaaaataaattcaagaagaaGTAGAAAACCGTCCACAAAATTTTGATGTGCTAGAGTGGTGGAAGGTGAATTCAAGCAGATATCCAATACTTGCAAGCATTGCACAAGAGGTTTTAGCCATACCGATATCCAGTGTAGCCTCTGAATCTGCTTTTAGTAATGGAGGAAGGTTCCTTGACACATATCGTAGTTCTTTAACAGCGGCTAGTGTGGAAGCACTTATTTGTACTAAAGATTGGCTCAAAGGAGTAGTTCCATCTTTTCTTAGTATTGAGGATCTCGATGAAATTGATCGAGTTGAGGATGGTAAGATGTCAAAAAATGTAAAAAGTAGTGTCTTATTACTTAATTGATAcatgttaatttttttctttctttgtagAACTACATTCTACGCCGGATGCTGGAAGTTGCTCAACTTTTGTGTCGGTTGTTGATTATtgatacatattaaaaattattagtcTTGGTAAGAATGCTTACATGGCTGAAAATAGTATCACCTTTCAATCACTTGCTCTATTTCATCACAGTTATTTTCTAGTATAGCAATAGTATCACCTTTCAATCTCATTATACTTTTTATTAAATGCTGAGAACTACAACTGGCAATGGACTTCTTTTCTTTCAGCAGCCTCAACAAGTGTTTATGTATATTTTTACTCAATATATTACTACTACGTGAAGACAAAGCCtgacatcttcttccaaactagCTTCTATTTTGAATATACTATGATGTTTTGTCTTAGACTGGAAATTCTGTGAGGCAAGTTTTCagtttaattttattctttgtTGGAATCGTGTAACCACTCTGGAGAAGGGACATAGTATTCCTTAATCACGTATTGAATACCTTATAGAAATAATTGTTCACGCGTTCTTCAAATGTGCAGGAGCTGTGGGTCATCTTGGTTCGAATTTGCAACAGTAGAATAACAGAGTCACTCAGGAAGAGCATACATCTAACCAGATACCAAAGCACCTTATTTACTATGCACTTTGGTGAATATGTTTCCTATGTGAAACAGACAAGAGGTGAAGCTCCATCCATTGTTGGAGTAAAGTTGCCTAGCTAGTTATTTTTCTAGACAGTTTTTAATGCTTGCATAGGTTTGATGGTAAAAGAAGGAATATAgtttccaaaagaaaaaaaatttgcaaatttgttttTCTCGACTAAACTAATGTTACTAATGCCAGCTCATTACTTTCTTCAACTTCATTTAATTTTGAAGAAATTGATTATAGTGAACTCAGATTCTGTGACCATACTTGTTGTATCAATCAATTCAGTAGCTTGGGAAAGCTACAATGTTGTGGAATTGTTTGATGTCCATCTTGTTGAAATTTGGAATATTAGAGATGTCAATGACTGGAAATGAATTCATGATTATTAGGTCTTTTATGGAATTCTGAATATTATCAGGAATATCTGAAGATAATATGTGCTTTAATGATACCTGTTAAAGAATCTAAAATAAACAAcaatatgttaattttttttataattttaaaaaattaaaattcacaattttttttaagtaattatgaagattgttttttataaataattgatgttgatgaaataacattttttattcaaattaaaaattataaatgaagactttaaaaataaattcaatttttaatcacttaatttttttaaatttttttttaagcaaatcaatgttttttttttaaaaaaaattgctatttaaaacaaaaaagtttcaaaaaaattgatatataaaccaattttttttaaaaaaaccatattcaaattcaattttattataaaaaaactttttttttaaatatatatgaaaaCCAGTTTGAAATTtggttaaaaaataatttagttttttaaaaaagtgGTTTTAAACTGGTTAAAATACATTAAACTGGTTTAAAATTATGAACCAGTTCTGAATTGGTTATAACACCAAATTGTAATTGGTTTAACAGATTAACTATTTTTTGTTAAAGTGGTTATGAAAACTGCACTGAACCATtaatatggtttggttcaattcatTTCATAAACCATGAACACCCTACTTCAAACTCAGATAATTCTATGGCCCATTTTGTGAAACACTCGACAAAGAATGTGTGAGGAAGTGCCTTCTGAGCTTTCTTGATGTTATCACTAACACCAAGAGATTCAAATGCATCTTCGCATTCATTCGTCCACTTGAAATCGGCCTTCTATGTCAATAATATGTAGAAAGGCAAAGCGTGCTGAGTAGATTTTAAGATGAATTTGTTCAAGGTCGTCATCATATTGTTGAACATTTGGACCTCCTTTTTCGATGTCGTAAAATTTATTTGGATAACTGCTTCACACTTGTCGAGGTTTACTTTGATTCCTCGCTCAGTTAGATAGAAGCACAAGAACTTGCTGACTTTTaccctgtaacaccccaaatctacccaacaattatattaaaatcagagtgcggaaaattTTAAACATCAAACCTGAGGGCATTACATTTTCAACTTAAAAGCCACAAACAACTTGTATTTCATTTATccttgatacatagcattcggcatctacaattttaaaattataattcatacacAAGTTTATTCAACTAGATCAAACTTCAACTTATAATTATTCGTCAACTTTTATCCGACCAAAAACATcttaaaacaacaataattacTCCTTATTATTCAACAGtaataacacaacaacaaaacaacaactacaatcataatcccatcctGAGTGCTACCTATTAGAgtaagacaccaactcgactaacaacaactaaagacttcataaaatcacttcaaaactttcaccgctatcttgagtacctgtccgtttcccacggtaagggaaacatcattcagaaggggtgagatatcgaaaaaatataaacaaaagtatgataaataCCCATCATGCTCATTCTTCTTTAGAAGGTGATGTTAAATACTTGAAGCTCTTTGTTGTAGAACTCCTTATGCAGAAGGTATGTTGGGAGTAAATGCAATTATATGTTATATTTGATAGTGTTGTTAAATATAAACTATATAATTAGTTGTATTATAGCACTATAGTGAAAATCACTATTGCTTTATGATATGTATTCAATGTTGCTAAATAGCTATTATAGCCTAGCATAAATTGAACAAATCCATATTTTTCTAGGATACACTATTTAGTACAAAAGGCTGATCAACTTGGTTCATATCGCTTGCAAAGCTTCCATGGCCATTCTACAATACAATTGAATAAAGAGATATTAATGAGTgtattgtaccccaatttttgaccactgagattcCACCATATTTTAAATATTAGGATCCTCAGTATcgtcataatcatcatgcatttatcatttgcttacaaaaatacaaaaaaattgttatttGTTTCTTGTGCcccaagacaggagactgatcaagaagAAGCTgagcaaactagggttttgaggcccacaagggaATTCAAAATtttctatgattcaaaggattctctaatcaatatcaagattcaaggatggttcaatgcaagatcaatcaacTTCAAATTCACCAgaggctccaattagggtttttgacctaattccactggagggttgacttttaatcagggcatggttccaaaactcaaactatgattcaagggcatccaaataaaaattatagtccattcatatcattcatttgaagaggagaccttgattcatttgGTCGACTATGGatttttaaggatccaaatcatcatcatatggatatttaagaaatttgatcaaataaaattcaaagaattcatcaagaatcaaaaagtcaacaaaagtcaaaattagggttttaagtgaattttgaccAAATTTGGGGAACTCCAAATTTTGCCTACGAACTCAAAAATATCCAAACATggaagttgtagatcttgacaaaacaaacaacttatcacaatgcaacttttggctaaaagtgattattttgagagattttggattaagaaggtttatgtctaaaaaacttagaaaaattctaagtggtttcacctagttttttcttaactttaagcccttttttctccatgattcaaaaaagagtttgaggaaacttttaacaagtgaattgaagtatgtagcaagggctttccaaagagaccactagcatgaaaatccatggcttgatcaatgagatatgattttgtgaagaaggcaccatgaacacttgaattcaagaatgaagatgaagaagttatgaaccaaaaccatttcaaatgcaaagattTCTTTCTTGCAGCCCATATAACTTATTCCAAGtaccataatcagaagattacacttgcttttgagctataatccaagtgtttaagacattatccaagtgatcattccattaatggcataaagatcacacttccattctAGAAAAGCATTGCTTTtgcaaagtccactctccttgagcctccCCCATGTCTCCTCTGTATCAAAAGTAACACAAATCCAACAAGCAGGCTCTCTAAGATCAGATCAAAGTCcttgcaagcatgcttaaagtttgtaccttccattgaaacaataactttctcatttcttcacagaCAAACAAAGAGGTACAAAGATCACATGTGAGCTTAAAAATCTGAagtttttccctccacaaaccctaatcgttgcctataaatagagggtatcactcccttgatcaaatacaccagaattctccaagtcactacctcacttgaaattctcattttcTTATCTTTGCACTTTCATAGTGATTCTGAGTTCCACAATttctgggtgtcaaccaaaggcttagaaaacttctaaacatcatttagaagctgtCCATACCTTCCTCAACCTCTCAAAGGTCCactaaccaaaaatcacattTCTACCTCCATTAAAGCTTCTTTCAAGCTCATAACTTaccaaaatccaaaccaaacattTTCAAACCAAATTAGCCTTTTCAATAGCTTCTATatctgatcggtcaccaatttctcTTATACTCCGCGACttatttggtaaaaatcggtcatttcggtaacactgtgaacggtttgttctttgtttttagTAGTTCTTTCATGTTTTGCTAATCTAattgtttttgataaattttagtagaatagttgcttttgatcactttgttggtagttattggttatttcaggtgtaaggaagaatcgccgaaaaaatgggacgagaacagaagaaaacAAAGTCAAAATTGCAAGGAAAGAAGCTgacgcgggcgccagtgtcgtttgacacaCCCACGTCAgctgaaaaaaggaaaaaaaatgctGCTGggagctgacacgggcgccagtgtcatttgacacggccgtgtcagctgttagATGAAAACAgagttttttttaaagagaaaacagaggctgacgcgggcgccagtgtcgtttgacacgCCCACGTCAACTGTTGCGGCCAGAAATTGATTTTTTGAGTTGTTTCATTATTCcaagtctcattaagggcgttttcgactttttacatgaatggaatgtaacctaacactacttagtcctagtttgagagtttgaaaaggatcttggatcatattgaagaattttacggtgaagaagagaagctatcaagggtttcggagaacggagattttcaacggcaatcgcaattgaagatcaaagtattccctaatttttgtaatgttcatcatctttctttataattctttgaatattactatgagtagctaaaccccccaatgctagggggtgtccctgaattgccattgttatgaactaattttctctcaatttatgttatttaagttttaatgagtttatcttcattgtgcaaagtttttaatgccttttctatcggacaaatagtttTTGGATTTACGGTTGatgtttaggtcggacaaaccactcaacgcatgttgcacaataatacttcggtaaaaattgcttaggaatgaggatttcaCCGTAGTAACCGTTTAATTCTTGATATTCATTATTATAGCACTTGTTGTTatcgttaatagctaaggaattaggattaaagataaacaccaaaggttttccgttaaggaattaaggaaaacaactcttgagattcggtagtagTTCATTATAACTGTATTTCATAAATTGGGGAATAAAGTTCATTGCGCGGCAATTTAAACACCTAacctagcatgctttctcatattGTCAAGAACGATTATTTTACTTTTGCTTTTAttagttataattaatataaattctctacaaacaaacaa containing:
- the LOC131629814 gene encoding zinc finger BED domain-containing protein RICESLEEPER 2-like: MSKLAKCKQCGSLIEYNGGTSVMLAHFKRCCVNPDNVVNGTMHEPSSSSMENREEVVNLSPSVPKFDQVSRMDLTKMFVAMELPFQKGGLKEVDESVVRIRAAVRYVRRTPSRFRRFKKCIDHEIIGYKGYVPRDCDTRWNSTYLMLKGALKHYKTFTKLEFRDRKYFSEISKDKGVPRPEDWEHVELILPFLKIFNEATERILGSSYVTSKKYMLEVFGVGRSILKMCYSEDEKVRSMAIKMKAKYNKYWGKPNHLNMLLLIAMVLDPRCKMKLVVSMAARIYDSSDAEYLKTKLDSHLKSIFEEYSGREMSRLGSSVNLLSGFNVVNDPYHCAEFYRYPILASIAQEVLAIPISSVASESAFSNGGRFLDTYRSSLTAASVEALICTKDWLKGVVPSFLSIEDLDEIDRVEDELHSTPDAGSCSTFVSVVDY